The genomic segment ggggggagctaTGTGTGGAAAAAGATAGCTGGAGTGCTTAACTTATTAGAGATCTTTTGATGCATTGATTAGGACTGTGACAGAGACACTTCGGAGCGCTGTGTCGGCACAATGCATGCACAAGGAAAGAGCCAATTAGGAGTGCTTTTAAGAGGGGGCAGCCAGTGACACCTCCGCACTCAGAGTGAGGGATGATATGAGGGGAAGAGACTGATAAAGacagaaagatgtgtgtgtgtgtgtgggggggggggggggggggcgctggcTGACGCCCCCGTCGGACTTGAAATAATAGCGAGAGGCAGGGCTCCTTTCATCCATCTTGTGAGAGAAGGAGCCGCGGCGCTGTGCCACCTCCAGGATGGAGCTGCCTGGTCTGCCCGCAGCCCCTCCGTCGCCGCCCCTCCCTGGGCTGATCCTGCTCTGCTGGCCCCTTGCTGCTGGAGGAACGCGAGCAGCACGGCCGCAGCTTTGGAGGAAGCTACAAAGGACAGAGGGATATTAGAGAGCGGGaccctgttgtgtgtgtctctggaaagcgcgcgtgtgtgtgtgtgtgtgggctttctaacatctctctctctcacacattctttcctgtatctctctctctctcctcctccagactcatCTTTCCGGTACACGGGAAGTCCTGACAGCCTGCGTTCGCGCGCCCCCATGATCACCCCCGACCTGGAGAGCGGGGTCAAGGTATGGCACCTGGTCAAGAACCACGAGCACGGCGACCAGAAGGAGGGAGACCGCGGCAGCAAGATGGTGTCTGAGATCTACCTGACCAGGCTGCTCGCCACCAAGGTAGCTGACGCGCTCTCAACACTGTCACCGTCGCACGTCGCACGCTTATAGAAAGCACGCATCCGCCAAGGGGGGCCTTCTGACCCCTTCTGTGTGCCGGTCCTTCCCAGGGTACCCTGCAGAAGTTTGTGGACGACCTGTTTGAGACGCTGTTCAGCACCGTCCACAGGGGGAGCGCCCTCCCTCTCGCCATCAAGTACATGTTCGACTTCCTGGACGAGCAGGCGGACAAACACGGCATCCACGACACGGACGTGCGACACACGTGGAAGAGCAACTGGTGAGCAGGCCGGGACGCAGTCCCTCTGTGGAGCAGCAGCAGGATGGACTCTCGCAGGAGGGCTGttacacatttacatgtatgcatttagcagacgcttttatccaaagcgacttccaaaagagagctttacaaaagtgcataggtcactgatcataacaacgagatataGCCCCAAtgcattgcgggtagccaaaacatgaagcatacattgtgaaaactaaataagtcccaaagggaagaaccataagagcatgtagttgaacaagttacagttaaacaattaaacaacatgaacctcaacaagtgcaagggtgtacctgtggaaaaaagcaagcaacaaaaatatattacaccgcaagtacaaaaaaaaagtcagttacaactaaccaacaagagcaacaagtctctcaataagagtcattgtgatcctggaggaaacatcaggtccagccaatcattccgaagtaccgttgtactcccggaacaagtgcgtcttgagccttttcacGAAACACGAAGCATAGCAAGTTCAATCGATGGTGATCTGTTAATAGtgaccatctctcctctctcaagtTCCAATTTTCTATTTAATTTGCCGTTTGTAAGTCCGATGCAGGTGCTTTGGAACTCCCAGTCCTGCATCTCTCGACTGTTTCCTAGTGGTCTAACCCGAGTCCTGTATGGTTCTAAATTTTCCCGCCAGCCTTCCTCTGAGGTTCTGGGTGAACGTGATCAAGAACCCCCAGTTTGTGTTCGACATCCACAAGAGCAGCATCACGGACGCCTGCCTGTCCGTGGTGGCCCAGACCTTCATGGACTCCTGCTCCACCTCGGAGCACCGCCTTGGGAAGGACTCGCCCTCCAACAAGCTGCTCTACGCCAAGGACATCCCCAACTACAAgagctgggtggagaggtgagatGCAGGGCTAACACTGACTCTTCCACCATGGCGCAGTAGGTAGTAGATAGCAGGATCTATGATCCGATACAAATGTAAAAGTGCTGCGTGAACGGCAccggtgagagagtgtgtgtgtgacccctgtctgtgtgtgcaggtactaCGCTGACATTAACCGCCTGCCGGCCATCAGCGACCAGGATATGAACGCCTACCTGGCAGAGCAGGCTCGCCTCCACTCCTCTGAGTTCAACATGCTCAGCGCCCTCAACGAGATCTACTCCTACGTCAGCAAATACAGCGAGGAGGTGGGTTgggcaaacgcacacacacacgcatgcataaacactcacacgtgcgcacactcacatgcacacccatgcacacacacacgcactgtgcacgcatgtgtgttAAAAGCTTGTAATAGCTTCCAGCATTTACACAAAGACAATCACGGGCTCTTGAACATAAATGCATCAGGGAGATGTGAACCATTCAGCAAAGTACCAGAGCTTTGCTCAGGTCAGCTCTGATTCATGTatagccccccctctcccccccccccccacctcagagAGCCGTGTAGTCCAGTGAGACAGGGAACAAACAGAGCCATGTCTGATAAGTGGAGGAAAGACAGAAGCAGTGCGACTACTAGAAACAGACAGCTGCTTCCCCCGAGCCGTGTCAGAGaacgctctcccctctctcgtcttctctctttccctctcttttctctttccctctcttcttcattccctctcttctcccttcctcgcCGCCATGAGAAGCATCACACGTCATATGGCTTCCTTAGATCACcaggggagctggagagagggagaaacgggagagggagagaaacagagaaacagaaaaagaggaagagagagagggaaggagcgagagaaagaggtcCGTAATGGAGACATTCTTTGTGTAATGTCAGCTCCTCCTCTGGGAGCCATTAGTCTGACCTTTATATTAGACCTTAtccagaggaagaggagcaagtctctctctccctcgctctctatcTACCtcgctctgcctccctctctccacctctgtctctctccctctctgtctctctccctacctttctgtctctctccctctctttctcccccctctccctctctgtctctctccctacctttctgtctctctccctctctttctcccccctctccctctctgtctctctccctacctttctgtctctctccctttctttctctctgtccctccctttctcacactctccctcgctgtctctctccctctctcagcctccTTCTGTACTTCCCGGGTGAGCCTTCGTTCCTTGTGTATCTCCTAGGCCTCCTCacacccttcctccttcctttgacttttttcttttgtctcaccctgtcctccaaaccccttctccttctctcttcattCTCGCTGtctcgcacatgcacacacacatgcccacgccTCCTTCCCGTCTCCCGTCTCTGTGCGTCGTTACAGTGCTTAAGTCCTCATCTCCTGCCCGGCTCCCGCTCAGCCCTCCACAAGGGCCCGTGTGGCCGGCTAACGGCCAGGCACGCCGCTCAGATGGCAGGGAGAGCTGCACCTCCATGCAGTGCTTCACATTAATAATAGATTGCTATTGGGCCCCgccaaggagggggagagagagcccgCGTCAGCCACTGCCAGCGAGCTCTCTAAGAGCACTTAACCAGATGAGAGGGAGCCGGCGGGGCGGGCAACGGCGAGCAGGCAGGCCTGGCGGGCAGgctgtcctcctctgcctccacgCTCCACAAAAGAGCCCCTCTCCTTCACATGACGCTGTCAGCGCAGGGCCCACAATGGTGGTAAAACACTGGAAAAGATGCTCGAAAAGAGGGAGGTgcacctctccttcccttgtGCCCGGCCTTGGTCCTCGTGCGAGGCTTTCGTCGAAATGGAAGCCACCGTGAGCGGCGACAGCCTGTTTGGAGGAGCCCCTGCTGTGGCGGCAGGCCCAGTCGCTCAGCATGTCTGTCCAGAGAAGAAGAGACTTCACAGGAGATCCATGCCCTTGATCAATACGGGGATTAAGAGCTTCATATTGATCTTATTAGTGTTAttttctctgtgtgatgcaCACATGAAAAGTGCCCtgttgcagggtgtgtgtgcgtgtgtgtgcgtgtgtgtgtgtgtgtgtgtgtgtgtgcgcgcgcgtgtctgGTGTTGTAGCCTGACTGTTCGGCACATCCATCCTGACAGGTTAGACAGGCTTCTGGAGCACAGAGGAGGCCCTGTCTGCCTTCCCTTTGAACACAACTTGACAAATT from the Osmerus eperlanus unplaced genomic scaffold, fOsmEpe2.1 SCAFFOLD_536, whole genome shotgun sequence genome contains:
- the LOC134015495 gene encoding plexin-A2-like; protein product: MRGVFKLPEYPGVGGQSVFHITLRGHPGSEAPFLRRILFLPPLLYLRPPPPNPIKSLSSVAIIGGEGSASSPHPRPPLMGLRRLVSDRCVVALVPKQTSSYNIPPSASISRTSISRYDSSFRYTGSPDSLRSRAPMITPDLESGVKVWHLVKNHEHGDQKEGDRGSKMVSEIYLTRLLATKGTLQKFVDDLFETLFSTVHRGSALPLAIKYMFDFLDEQADKHGIHDTDVRHTWKSNCLPLRFWVNVIKNPQFVFDIHKSSITDACLSVVAQTFMDSCSTSEHRLGKDSPSNKLLYAKDIPNYKSWVERYYADINRLPAISDQDMNAYLAEQARLHSSEFNMLSALNEIYSYVSKYSEEITTALELDEQAKKQRLAYKVEQLISAMSLES